From Anoplopoma fimbria isolate UVic2021 breed Golden Eagle Sablefish chromosome 11, Afim_UVic_2022, whole genome shotgun sequence, one genomic window encodes:
- the LOC129098235 gene encoding proteasome activator complex subunit 3-like, with product MSSLLKVDRDLKTRVETFREQISSEAEHLVASFFPKKLLELDQFLKEPILNVVDLKEIHSDIKFKVPEPILFTNSHDGVDLNTKKRKLEGGVPQESWQGGTKSMVVPEEMMRCNTKLVDLIEQVKPEIRTLIEKCNTVKMWVQLLIPRIEDGNNFGVSIQEETVAELRTVESEAASYLDQISRYYITRAKLVSKIVKYPHVEDYRRTITEIDEKEYISLKIIVSELRNQYVILHDMILKNIEKIKKPRNSNAEALY from the exons ATGTCGTCTCTTCTCAAGGTCGACCGCGACCTGAAAACCAGG GTGGAGACATTCAGGGAGCAGATCAGCAGTGAG GCCGAACACCTGGTCGCCAGCTTTTTCCCTAAAAAGCTCCTGGAGTTGGATCAATTTCTCAAG GAGCCGATTCTCAACGTTGTTGACCTGAAAGAGATCCATTCAGATATCAAGTTCAAAGTCCCAGAGCCGATCCTCTTCACTAACAGCCATGATGGTGTGGACTTG aACACCAAGAAGAGGAAACTAGAAGGTGGAGTCCCTCAAGAGAGCTGGCAAG GAGGAACCAAATCAATGGTGGTGCCAGAGGAGATGATGAGATGTAACACCAAGCTGGTGGACCTGATTGAACAAGTCAAACCAGAGATCAGGACATTGATTGAGAAATGCAACACA GTAAAGATGTGGGTCCAGCTGCTCATCCCCAGAATAGAAGATGGAAATAACTTTGGAGTCTCCATACAG GAGGAGACAGTGGCGGAGCTGAGGACGGTGGAGTCTGAAGCAGCATCCTACTTGGACCAGATCTCCAGATATTACATCACGAGAGCCAAGCTGGTCTCCAAAATTGTCAAGTACCCTCATGTG GAGGACTACAGGAGGACCATCACAGAGATTGATGAGAAGGAGTACATCAGTTTGAAAATCATTGTTTCAGAGCTCAGGAATCAATAT GTGATTCTTCATGATATGATCCTGAAGAACATTGAGAAGATCAAGAAACCCAGAAACAGCAACGCTGAAGCTCTTTACTGA